In the Mesorhizobium sp. WSM2240 genome, GTCCTCGCAGGTAATGACGCGTTCCTCGCGATCGATATAGTTGGTCAGGCAGTTCAGGAGTGTCGTCTTGCCGGAGCCGGTGCCGCCGGAAATGACGATGTTGCAGCGGACCCGGCCGATGATCTTCAAAATCTCGGCGCCCTGTGGGCTGATCGCGCCGAACTTGACCAGTTGGTCGAGCGTCAGCTTGTCCTTCTTAAACTTGCGGATGGTGAGCGTGGTGCCGTCGATCGACAGGGGCGGCGCGATGACGTTGACGCGCGAGCCGTCGGGGAGGCGGGCGTCGCAGATCGGGCTCGATTCATCGACCCGGCGACCGACCTGGCTGACGATGCGCTGGCAGATGTTGAGCAGCTGCTGGTTGTCGCGAAAACGTATGCCCGTCTGCTCGACCTTGCCGTTGACTTCGATGAAGACCTGCTTGGCGCCGTTGACCATGATGTCGGCGATGTCATCGCGCGCGAGCAGCGGCTCGAGCGGGCCATAGCCGAGCACGTCGTTGCATATGTCCTCAAGCAGTTCCTCCTGCTCGGAGATCGACATCGCGAAGTTCTTGATCGCGATGATATCGTTGACGATGTCGCGGATTTCCTCGCGCGCACTGTCGGGATCGAGCTTGGCGAGCTGCGATAAGTCGATCGTGTCTATGAGGGCCGCGAAAACCTGCGACTTGGTATCGTAGTAGCTTTCGCTACGCTCGCGCGACACGCGGCGCGGCTCGGGCGCAATCGGCGGGGAGGCGACCGCACGGCGAGCTGGGGCCGCGGCGGGAGCGATCGCGGGCGAAGGCGCCGCCGGGGCCAGTGCAGGCTCCGGAGTCCTGACGACCGGGGAGCCGCCGGAGCGGGCGCGCGGAATTCGGGCGTCGCCCGGGTTCCGTCATCATTGCCTCTTCTGCCAAACATGGTCGATTTACCAATTCCGCTGCCGGTGGATTACTTCTTCTTGAGCTTCAGCTTGTCCAGAAGGTTTCCGAACGCGGCTTTCTTCTTAGCCTTGATCTCGCTTCGCCCGGTCAGCACGTGAGCGATCTCGTTGATCGATGCGACGACCGGGTTCTTGGCATCCATCTCGCCGAGCATACGCCCGTTGTTGGACGCGTTTCCGAACAGGAGCGGCTCGAACGGAATGACCGCCATCGGCGTCACGCCGAGTGGTTCGGCGAAGTCGGCTATAGAGATCTCAGGCCGCTTGGGGACGCCCGCCTGGTTAACGATCAGCTTCGGCGGCACATCATTCGGCCTGATCTTCTTCAGCATGTCGACCAGGTTCTTGGCATTGCGCAGATTGGCCAATTCGGGCGTCACCGTAATGACGATCTCGTCGGCTTTCATCAGCGTATTCTTGGTCCAGCCAGTCCAGACATGGGGCATGTCCAGCACCAGAAGGGGTGCGCTCCGCTGCGCCGTGTCGATGATCTGGGCGAAAGCGTCGATGTCGAAATCATAGACGCGGTCGAGCGTCGAGGGAGCCGCGAGCAGCGAGAGCCGCTCGGCGCACTGCGCGAGCAGGCGATCGAGATAGACCTCATCGATGCGCTCCGGCGAAAAAACGGCATCCGCTACGCCCTGCGCCGGATCCTGGTCGAAATTGATGTTGGCCGTGCCAAAGGCAAGGTCCAAATCGGCGACAACGACCTCCGAAGCGAAGAGGTTGGACATGGCCCAGGCGACATTGTGGGCGATCGTTGACGAGCCGACGCCGCCCTTGGCGCCGATGAAGGCGATCGAGCGTCCGATCGGCTCGGCCTCCGGATCAACAAAGATCGACGAGATGACGCTGACGATATCGGCCATCGAGATCGGCGCGACGACATACTCCGAAATGCCGGTGCGGATCAGTTCGCGGTACAGCCCGACGTCGTTGTAGTGGCCAATGACAACGACCTTGGTCGACGGATCGCAGTATTCCGACAATTGGCGAAGCCCGGCGAGCAGTTCCTTCGGCTCGCTGCGGGATTCCAGGATGATCAGATTGGGCGTAGGCGCGGTCTGGTAGAACTCGATGGCTGTGGTGATGCCGCCCATATGGACCTTGAGATGCGCCTTCGACATGCGGCGATCCTCGCCGGCGCGCTCTATCGGGTTGGCGATGCCCTCGGTCTCGCAGAAGGCCTGCACAGAGATTCGCGGAACCGGGCGCAACGCTTGCATCGCTGCGATATCCTGCGCCGCGTCGCTGCTTTCTAGATTGGAATCGTAGGCCAGATTGTTCATGTTCACGCGCCCCCAAGGCTGCGACTGGATCAATATTCGACTTCGCGGCGTGGCACTGGCGCATAGACCGGCGCGTCACGGTAATCGTCTATGACGATGCCGCGCCGTTCGGCATCAATGCTGGTCTGCTTGCGCGGACCGAGCAGGTCGGACGGGTTGGCGATCTGGGCGGCCAGATTGTTCTGATAGGAGCAGCCGAAATTGGCGTAATGCTTGTTTTCCGTGGATTCCAGAATGTCTTCGGGCCAGCGGCCGCATTTGCCGGTCTGCGCCTTCATCGCGGTAAAGGCGACGCGGACCGGCGCGGAGATTTCAGGCGACGGGGCCTGGTAGGAACTTATCAGGATGCGGCTGTCGGGAACGCCGCTAGCCTTGGCCAGCTTGGCGAAGTCGTTGCCGGCATGCGATGCTGCGATGTCGTTGGCCGCGCCCACCGGAACCAATATGCTCAGCGGCGGAGCCGCGCTGCGGTCGTAATCGGCGAAGAATCCTTCCAAAGAAGCGCGCTGTCCCGCCGTCATGCCCCGGTCGGCGGCGGCCACAGGAAGATCGATCACCTGGTCCTTCTCTGCGATCACGATCGGATGGTTGGTGCGGTAGTCGTCCGGGATCGAGCCCACGACGACGCTATCGCGCGGACCCATCGCGCATCCGGCAAGGAGCGCCAGTGCGGCGACGCCGAGAATGGAAAACGCCGGCCGGCAGATGCGTAAATCGCCCTCGCGCAGGGCATCCGTCCGGTTCTTAAACGTTGCCTTAGACATTGCCCGTCCCCCGCTCATTTGTAGATGAAGCCGACCATGCCGTGGTAGCGGCC is a window encoding:
- a CDS encoding CpaE family protein, producing MNNLAYDSNLESSDAAQDIAAMQALRPVPRISVQAFCETEGIANPIERAGEDRRMSKAHLKVHMGGITTAIEFYQTAPTPNLIILESRSEPKELLAGLRQLSEYCDPSTKVVVIGHYNDVGLYRELIRTGISEYVVAPISMADIVSVISSIFVDPEAEPIGRSIAFIGAKGGVGSSTIAHNVAWAMSNLFASEVVVADLDLAFGTANINFDQDPAQGVADAVFSPERIDEVYLDRLLAQCAERLSLLAAPSTLDRVYDFDIDAFAQIIDTAQRSAPLLVLDMPHVWTGWTKNTLMKADEIVITVTPELANLRNAKNLVDMLKKIRPNDVPPKLIVNQAGVPKRPEISIADFAEPLGVTPMAVIPFEPLLFGNASNNGRMLGEMDAKNPVVASINEIAHVLTGRSEIKAKKKAAFGNLLDKLKLKKK
- a CDS encoding CpaD family pilus assembly protein → MSKATFKNRTDALREGDLRICRPAFSILGVAALALLAGCAMGPRDSVVVGSIPDDYRTNHPIVIAEKDQVIDLPVAAADRGMTAGQRASLEGFFADYDRSAAPPLSILVPVGAANDIAASHAGNDFAKLAKASGVPDSRILISSYQAPSPEISAPVRVAFTAMKAQTGKCGRWPEDILESTENKHYANFGCSYQNNLAAQIANPSDLLGPRKQTSIDAERRGIVIDDYRDAPVYAPVPRREVEY